The region TATATCAGAGTTTGATATTTCACCCTTTATGATTACTTCTTTTATTTCTACATCAAATGTTCCAAAAGAATTATTTTCTAAATTTTTTATAGTCATTTTTTCTTGTTTATCATTCAATTTAGCTATTAAAAAATTATAACTATTTATAACATCATCAGGTGAACCTTCTTTTGCTAACTCTCCATGATTTAAAAGAATAACCCTATCACAAAGTAGTTTTAATGAATTTAAATCATGAGAAACATAAATTATACTCATATTTTTTTCTTTTCTTTCTCTCAAAGCTCTTGTACATTTAGCTCCAAAATGTGCATCACCTACACTTAAAGCTTCATCTACAATTAATACTTGTGGTTCAGAATATATTGCTATAGAAAAAGCAAGTCTCATATTCATACCTGATGAATATGTTTTTATTGGTTCATTTATATAATCCCCTAATTCACTAAACTCTATAATATCTCTTGCTTTTTCTTTACATTCATTATGAGTCATTCCAATAAGAGTACCATTCATAAAAATATTCTCATATCCAGTAAGTTCTGGGTTAAATCCAGTACCTAGTTCTAATAATGCAGTAACTCTACCATATCTTATTATTTCACCATTTGTAGGCTCAACAACACCTGCTATTTGTTTAAGAATTGTTGATTTACCTGCACCATTTACACCTATGATACCAAGTGTTTCTCCTTCATATAAATCAAAACTAATATCTTTATTTGCTATAAATTCTTTATGATATTTCTTCTTTGTAAATATTTCTTTAAATCTATTAAAGTTGTTATTATATATTTTATATATCTTAGAAACATTTTTTATTTCTAGAATTTTTTTCATTAAATAATATCCTTAATTGTACCAATCATCTTTTTATATAAATATCCTGCAATTAAAACACTAAGAAATGTCATTAAAGATAATAGTCCTATTGTTTCAAAAGAAGGTGCTCTAGAGTAAAGAAAAATATCTTGATATATTTTAACAAAATAATAAAATGGATTATATTTTAGAAGAAAAGGATATTTATTTTCTATCATACTTGAAAGATAAATAATAGGTGTCATCCAAAACCACAGTTGTACAATAATTGGGACGACCTCTTTTAAATCTTTAAAAAATGCTGTAAATAAAGATAATGTTACACCTATACCAAATGAAAATAGCACCTGCAATCCCATGACTGGGATTAACCAAAAAAAGGTTAAAGTAATTGGTTGTTTAACAATAATTAAAAAACCCAATGCAAATAAAATTGATATTAAAAATAAAAAAGCTTCAGTAATCACTATACTTAATTGAAAACTATACATAGGTACATTAATTTTTTTAATAAGATGTGATTTCTCAAAAAATGATGTATTTAATCGCATAATAATAGTACTAAATGCAGTCCATGCTAACAATCCAGGTACAAGATATATACTGTAAGCATAACTATTATCTACTATATCTAATTTCATTTTCATAAAATCTGAAAAAATAACTGTATAAATAAATATCATTACCAAAGGAGAAATAAGATACCAAAACTGACCAAGTCCAGTACCTACATATCTTTCATTAAAATCTCTTCTAGCAAAACTAAATGCTAATAAAATATTTTCTTTCAATTTAATTATTCTCTATTAAAATCATCATTAAGTCTAATAATATCATCTTCACCAGTATACTCTCCAACTTGAGCCTCTATTAAAACAACAGGAATCACGCCTTCATTAGATAGCCTATGAACTTCACCCATTTTTATATATGTTGATTCATTTGGTCTTACAAGTTTAGTTTCTTCTCCAACTGTTACTGTTGCAGTCCCTGATACAACTATCCAGTGTTCGTTTCTATGGAAGTGTTTTTGTAAACTAAGTCTCTTTCCAGGTTTTACTTCGATTCTTTTTATTTTATATCCAGGAGTATCTTCTAAAACAGTATATGTTCCCCATGGTCTGTGTGCAGTTAAGTGGATATTATGAAGTTCAGTATTTTTTCTAACTTCTTGAACTACTTTTTTTACTTTTTGAGAAGAACCTTTTTTACTTATAAGTAAAGCATCTCCTGTATCAACTATGATTAGATCTTCAATATCAACTGCAGTTATTTTTCTTTCTTTTCCATAAATTAAATTATTTTTACTATCAATACTAATAAAGTTTTGATTTATAGTATTTCCATTTTGATCTTTTGGTAATTCTTCATACAAAGAATCAAAACTTCCTAAGTCAGACCAATCAATATTAGAAGGAACTACTTTTACCTTAGAACTTTTTTCCATAACAGCATAATCTATACTATCTTCAGGAATAGCTAACATATCATCACATTTAATTCTTATCATATTACTTGAATTTGCATTTTTAAAAGCTTTTAATGAAGCCTCATAAATTTCAGGTGAATATTTTTTTAATTCATCTAAAAAAACCCCTGCTTTAAAACAAAACATACCACTATTCCAATAATAGTTTCCATCATTTACATATTTTTCTGCGGTAGTTTCATCTGGCTTTTCATGAAATGCTTTTACATCAAAGTCATTAGCCTCTATATATCCATATCCTGTTTCAGGATAAGTTGGAGTTATACCAAAAGTAACAAGATAATCCTCTTTTGCTAAAGATTCCGCTTTTTTAACAACATTTTTGTATTCAGCTTTATTTTTAATTAGATGATCTGAAGGAGTTATAAGAACCATTTCTTCACAATCTAAAGCAAAACAAGCTAATGCTATTGCTGGAGCAGTATTTCTTCCAACTGGCTCAAGTAAATATTCAGATTCAAAAGAATTTTCTAATTGATCGATTTGGTCTAAGGCCAAAAAATACTGTTCACTATTTGATACAATAAAACTTTTTGAACAAAAATCTCTATTTCGATTTATTGTTAGTTGAAATAAAGATTTTTCATCAAACAATTTCACAAACTGTTTTGGCATAAGTGTTCTACTTATTGGCCAAAGTCTAGTTCCACTTCCACCACATAAAATCATATTTGTCATAATACTATTAATCCTTCATCAATTCTAATAATTTTTCTTGATACATAATTGCTGTATCCTTATCTTTTGCTTCAAATCTAGTAACAAGTTTAGGTGTTGTATTACTTGCTCTAATAAGTCCCCAACCATTTTCAAAAACAACTCTTACACCATCTACATCAATTATTTTTTTTATTTTTGGAAAATTTGAAGGTGGATTCGATAATTTTTCTTTCAAATCATCAATTATCTCAAACTTTTTATCTTCTGTTGTATTTATGTTGATTTCATCAGTGGCAAATATTTTTGGTAACTTTTCATATTCTGTATCAAAATCAAAACCATTCGAGACTAATTCTAATGCTCTGAGTGTTGAATAAATAGCATCATCATATCCAAAATATCTATCATTAAAAAATATATGCCCACTTACTTCAGCTGCAAAAGATGCATTTGTTTCTTTAATTTTAACTTTAAGGTTACTATGTCCTGTTTTATACATAATAGCTTTTCCATAGTTATTTATAATATCATACATTATTTGAGAACATTTTACTTCACCTATAACTGTTGGATTATCTATAAATCTTGAGAAAAATATTGCTAGAACATCTCCTTTGAATCCATATTTTGAGGATAATACTGCTATTCTATCAGCATCTCCATCATAAGCAAAACCTAAATCATACTTTTCTGTTTTTAACTCTTTTTTTATATCAATTAAAGTTTCTTCTTCACTTGGATCAGGATGATGATTTGGAAAAGTTCCATCAGGTTTTTCATACATTATGTTTGAATCAATATTTAAAGCTTTAAGAATATCACCTAATACAGCACCTGCTGCTCCATTTCCGCAATCAAAAACAAAAGATTTCCCTACTAGATTTAAATTTTTAAATTCATTCACTAAATAATCTATATATTGTTCTTTTGCATTAATATTAATAGAAATATTGTTGTCATCAATTTCTAAATTACTATTCAATACTTTTTCACCCAAAGCATAAATATCATCGCCAAAAAAAGGTTGTTTATCAATAGTTATTTTGAATCCATTATATTCTGGAGGATTATGACTTCCTGTTATCATAATTGAAGCAGATGTAGTTTTCCCATTGAAATCTGTAAAATTTGAAAAATAATTAACTGGGGTTGGGACTAATCCCATAAATAAAACTTCTAAACCTGCTTGATTTATCCCACTAATTAACCAATTTGCAAGTTCAGGGGAATGAGTTCTTGCATCAAAACCAACGGAAATATATTTTGCATTAAAAATCTTATTTTTTACTTCTTCTGCAAAGTAAAAACCTATTTTTTTTACTGTTTGTTCATTTAATTCAACTGAATAAATCCCTCTAATATCGTATTCTCTGAAAATTGATTTTGCCACTATTAGTTTCCTATTTTAATTTATTAATATATATATTAACAAATTCTATCTTTAAAAAATATTATTAAGTATTTAAATTCTATATTTTATTATTACGTACTAATATTAATTATTTTACAATAAACCATGGGTTTAATAAATTATTTTTATTATAATAAATTGGCTTATTATTTATAATATTATCATTATATTGATATGTCATTTTACCCGAAACTCTTACTATTGCATCTGCTGCTGCTGTATCCCATTCCATAGTTGGTGACATTCTTGGATATATATCAGCAACTCCTTCTGCTACCATGCAAAGTTTTAGAGAACTTCCTCTTGACAATTGTTTTATTTCTTTAGTTTCCAGGCTATCTATAAATCTTAGAGTCTCTTCTGAAAGATGTGATTTTGAAGTTACTACAAAAAGTTTTTCATTAGGAGTATTATTTTTTTTAAATGGTAATTTTTTCCCATTTTTAAATGCTCCTATGCCCTCTTTAGCCCAATATATTTCATTAAAGGCTGGAGCATAAACAACTCCTAATACAGGTTTATTTTTATGAATCAATGCTATATTAACAGTAAAATCACCATTTCTTTTTATGAACTCTTTTGTCCCATCAATTGGATCTATACAAAAATAAAATTCCCAATTTTTTCTTATATCATAATCTACTTGTTTATTTTCTTCTGACATAATAGGGATTTGAGGATAATATTTATTAAGACTAGTACATATAATCTCGTTTGCTTTTAAGTCAGCTTCTGTTAAAGGAGAATTATCATCTTTATATTCTATTTCAAAATCTTTTTTATAAATTCTCATAATAGCATTACCTGCTTTTACAGCAATTTCTTTTATCTCTTCAATATCTATATTTTTTAAATTCATAAATACCTTTATATTTATATTTTATCTAGCTATCACTATTAAATATATCCCTTGTATATACTTTTTTTCTTACATCTATGATATCTTCAGATAATCTATTAGCAACTATTATATCTGATTTTCTTTTGAACTTTTCTAAGGAATCTATAACTTCAGAATTAAAAAAAAGATCTTCTTTTAACGCAGGTTCATAGATTATTACATTTATCCCTTTTGCTTTTAATCTTTTCATTATCCCTTGAATTGCAGAGCTTCTAAAGTTATCACTATCTGTTTTC is a window of Halarcobacter sp. DNA encoding:
- a CDS encoding ABC transporter ATP-binding protein, which gives rise to MKKILEIKNVSKIYKIYNNNFNRFKEIFTKKKYHKEFIANKDISFDLYEGETLGIIGVNGAGKSTILKQIAGVVEPTNGEIIRYGRVTALLELGTGFNPELTGYENIFMNGTLIGMTHNECKEKARDIIEFSELGDYINEPIKTYSSGMNMRLAFSIAIYSEPQVLIVDEALSVGDAHFGAKCTRALRERKEKNMSIIYVSHDLNSLKLLCDRVILLNHGELAKEGSPDDVINSYNFLIAKLNDKQEKMTIKNLENNSFGTFDVEIKEVIIKGEISNSDIVSSGESVNIKVKIYSKIDIDDMTVGIVIRDKFGQDIFGTNTYHHDLKVNFEKDKNFTYTFSMPLNIGVGKYSISAAVHSKDTHLENCSHWLDHATDFEVVGICGKFYVGICRLEPTIICIKEESEKSE
- a CDS encoding ABC transporter permease, which translates into the protein MKENILLAFSFARRDFNERYVGTGLGQFWYLISPLVMIFIYTVIFSDFMKMKLDIVDNSYAYSIYLVPGLLAWTAFSTIIMRLNTSFFEKSHLIKKINVPMYSFQLSIVITEAFLFLISILFALGFLIIVKQPITLTFFWLIPVMGLQVLFSFGIGVTLSLFTAFFKDLKEVVPIIVQLWFWMTPIIYLSSMIENKYPFLLKYNPFYYFVKIYQDIFLYSRAPSFETIGLLSLMTFLSVLIAGYLYKKMIGTIKDII
- a CDS encoding mannose-1-phosphate guanylyltransferase/mannose-6-phosphate isomerase, with product MTNMILCGGSGTRLWPISRTLMPKQFVKLFDEKSLFQLTINRNRDFCSKSFIVSNSEQYFLALDQIDQLENSFESEYLLEPVGRNTAPAIALACFALDCEEMVLITPSDHLIKNKAEYKNVVKKAESLAKEDYLVTFGITPTYPETGYGYIEANDFDVKAFHEKPDETTAEKYVNDGNYYWNSGMFCFKAGVFLDELKKYSPEIYEASLKAFKNANSSNMIRIKCDDMLAIPEDSIDYAVMEKSSKVKVVPSNIDWSDLGSFDSLYEELPKDQNGNTINQNFISIDSKNNLIYGKERKITAVDIEDLIIVDTGDALLISKKGSSQKVKKVVQEVRKNTELHNIHLTAHRPWGTYTVLEDTPGYKIKRIEVKPGKRLSLQKHFHRNEHWIVVSGTATVTVGEETKLVRPNESTYIKMGEVHRLSNEGVIPVVLIEAQVGEYTGEDDIIRLNDDFNRE
- a CDS encoding phosphomannomutase/phosphoglucomutase, whose protein sequence is MAKSIFREYDIRGIYSVELNEQTVKKIGFYFAEEVKNKIFNAKYISVGFDARTHSPELANWLISGINQAGLEVLFMGLVPTPVNYFSNFTDFNGKTTSASIMITGSHNPPEYNGFKITIDKQPFFGDDIYALGEKVLNSNLEIDDNNISININAKEQYIDYLVNEFKNLNLVGKSFVFDCGNGAAGAVLGDILKALNIDSNIMYEKPDGTFPNHHPDPSEEETLIDIKKELKTEKYDLGFAYDGDADRIAVLSSKYGFKGDVLAIFFSRFIDNPTVIGEVKCSQIMYDIINNYGKAIMYKTGHSNLKVKIKETNASFAAEVSGHIFFNDRYFGYDDAIYSTLRALELVSNGFDFDTEYEKLPKIFATDEININTTEDKKFEIIDDLKEKLSNPPSNFPKIKKIIDVDGVRVVFENGWGLIRASNTTPKLVTRFEAKDKDTAIMYQEKLLELMKD
- the cysQ gene encoding 3'(2'),5'-bisphosphate nucleotidase CysQ — protein: MNLKNIDIEEIKEIAVKAGNAIMRIYKKDFEIEYKDDNSPLTEADLKANEIICTSLNKYYPQIPIMSEENKQVDYDIRKNWEFYFCIDPIDGTKEFIKRNGDFTVNIALIHKNKPVLGVVYAPAFNEIYWAKEGIGAFKNGKKLPFKKNNTPNEKLFVVTSKSHLSEETLRFIDSLETKEIKQLSRGSSLKLCMVAEGVADIYPRMSPTMEWDTAAADAIVRVSGKMTYQYNDNIINNKPIYYNKNNLLNPWFIVK